The Lentzea guizhouensis genome contains a region encoding:
- a CDS encoding DUF4191 domain-containing protein: MAGKQDKAAAKEAAKARRAASRERRKQIFEAFKMQRREDKALIPLMLAALLGVTAVAVVLGIVFDAVWMFVPLGVAIGALLAVIIFGRRVQSNVFRKADGQPGAAAWALENLRGRWRVTPAVAGTTQLDAVHRVIGRPGVVLVAEGAPHRVKPLLAQEKKRIARVVGETPIYDFIIGTEDNQVPLKKLQSVLMKLPRNITTAQVETLDARLAALASRGAALPKGPMPQGAKMRNVQRTLRRR; the protein is encoded by the coding sequence ATGGCTGGAAAGCAGGACAAAGCGGCTGCCAAGGAAGCGGCGAAGGCTCGTCGCGCGGCGTCACGCGAGCGGCGCAAGCAGATCTTCGAGGCGTTCAAGATGCAACGCCGCGAGGACAAGGCCCTCATCCCGTTGATGCTGGCGGCACTGCTCGGCGTCACCGCGGTCGCCGTGGTCCTGGGCATCGTCTTCGACGCGGTCTGGATGTTCGTGCCGCTGGGCGTCGCGATCGGCGCGCTGCTGGCCGTGATCATCTTCGGCCGCCGGGTGCAGAGCAACGTCTTCCGCAAGGCCGACGGCCAGCCCGGCGCCGCTGCGTGGGCGCTGGAGAACCTGCGCGGCCGCTGGCGGGTCACCCCCGCGGTCGCCGGCACGACCCAGCTCGACGCCGTGCACCGCGTGATCGGCCGGCCGGGCGTGGTCCTGGTCGCCGAGGGCGCGCCGCACCGGGTGAAGCCGCTCCTCGCGCAGGAGAAGAAGCGCATCGCCCGCGTGGTCGGCGAGACCCCGATCTACGACTTCATCATCGGCACCGAGGACAACCAGGTGCCGCTCAAGAAGCTGCAGTCGGTGCTGATGAAGCTGCCGCGGAACATCACGACGGCCCAGGTCGAGACGCTCGACGCGCGTCTGGCCGCGCTGGCCAGCCGCGGTGCCGCACTGCCCAAGGGCCCGATGCCGCAGGGCGCGAAGATGCGCAACGTCCAGCGCACGCTGCGCCGCCGCTGA
- a CDS encoding RDD family protein: protein MSRWTGSWLSGPRSVLEPGADSNDGKQQRWRGERHGFPEKGPGSIASMGRRTFAILVDFLLSAGVAALFTRPELPRNWSLLAWFVITVVAVAFFGFTPGHALFGLRVARIDGKTFVHLPRALLRTVLIFPLIPALVWDSDGRCLHDKAAGTVVIKVR, encoded by the coding sequence GTGAGCAGGTGGACCGGTTCGTGGCTGTCAGGACCCCGCTCGGTACTCGAACCGGGCGCGGACTCGAACGACGGCAAGCAGCAGCGCTGGCGTGGGGAGCGCCACGGCTTCCCGGAGAAGGGGCCGGGCTCCATCGCCTCGATGGGACGGCGCACGTTCGCCATCCTCGTCGACTTCCTCCTCTCCGCGGGCGTCGCGGCCCTGTTCACGCGGCCTGAGCTGCCGCGGAACTGGAGCCTGCTGGCCTGGTTCGTCATCACCGTGGTCGCGGTGGCGTTCTTCGGGTTCACGCCGGGGCACGCCCTGTTCGGCCTGCGGGTGGCGCGGATCGACGGCAAGACGTTCGTGCACCTGCCCCGCGCGCTGCTGCGGACGGTCCTCATCTTCCCGCTGATCCCGGCGCTGGTCTGGGACTCCGACGGCCGCTGCCTGCACGACAAAGCCGCCGGCACGGTCGTCATCAAGGTCAGATAG
- the glnA gene encoding type I glutamate--ammonia ligase: MFKNSDEVLKFITDEGVKFVDVRFSDLPGVMQHFTLPAKAFDADAIEEGLAFDGSSVRGFQSIHESDMLLLPDLYTARLDPFRIEKTLIVNFFVHDPFTREAYSRDPRNIARKAEQYITDSGIADTAYFGAEAEFYIFDSVQFDTTANASFHKIDAVSGWWNTGREEEGGNLGYKVKYKGGYFPVTPNDHYADLRDQMVLNMEAQGFTVERAHHEVGTGGQAEINYKFNTLLHAADDLMLFKYIIKNTAWQAGKSVTFMPKPLFGDNGSGMHTHQSLWKDGAPLFHDESGYAGLSDTARHYIGGILHHAPSLLAFTNPTVNSYHRLVPGYEAPVSLVYSQRNRSACVRIPITGNNPKAKRIEFRCPDSSGNPYLAFSAMVMAGLDGVKNKIEPPAPIDKDLYELPPEEARDVKQVPATLDAVLDNLEADHEFLLEGGVFTPDVIDTWISYKREEEINPLRLRPNPYEFALYYDV, from the coding sequence GTGTTCAAGAATTCCGACGAGGTGCTGAAGTTCATCACCGACGAGGGTGTCAAGTTCGTCGACGTGCGGTTCAGCGACCTGCCCGGCGTGATGCAGCACTTCACGCTGCCGGCCAAGGCGTTCGACGCCGACGCGATCGAAGAGGGTCTTGCCTTCGACGGCTCCTCCGTGCGTGGCTTCCAGTCGATCCACGAGTCGGACATGCTGCTGCTGCCCGACCTGTACACGGCGCGCCTGGACCCGTTCCGCATCGAGAAGACGCTGATCGTCAACTTCTTCGTGCACGACCCGTTCACGCGTGAGGCGTACAGCCGCGACCCGCGCAACATCGCGCGCAAGGCCGAGCAGTACATCACCGACTCGGGCATCGCGGACACCGCGTACTTCGGCGCCGAGGCCGAGTTCTACATCTTCGACTCGGTGCAGTTCGACACCACCGCGAACGCCAGCTTCCACAAGATCGACGCGGTCTCCGGCTGGTGGAACACCGGCCGTGAGGAAGAGGGCGGCAACCTCGGCTACAAGGTCAAGTACAAGGGCGGCTACTTCCCGGTCACCCCGAACGACCACTACGCCGACCTGCGCGACCAGATGGTCCTCAACATGGAGGCCCAGGGCTTCACCGTCGAGCGCGCCCACCACGAGGTCGGCACCGGCGGCCAGGCCGAGATCAACTACAAGTTCAACACGCTGCTGCACGCCGCGGACGACCTGATGCTGTTCAAGTACATCATCAAGAACACCGCCTGGCAGGCCGGCAAGTCCGTCACCTTCATGCCGAAGCCGCTGTTCGGCGACAACGGCTCGGGCATGCACACGCACCAGTCGCTGTGGAAGGACGGCGCGCCGCTGTTCCACGACGAGAGCGGCTACGCGGGCCTGTCCGACACCGCCCGCCACTACATCGGCGGCATCCTGCACCACGCGCCGTCACTGCTGGCCTTCACCAACCCGACGGTGAACAGCTACCACCGCCTGGTCCCCGGCTACGAGGCCCCGGTGTCGCTGGTCTACTCCCAGCGCAACCGCTCGGCGTGCGTCCGCATCCCGATCACGGGCAACAACCCGAAGGCCAAGCGCATCGAGTTCCGCTGCCCCGACTCCTCGGGCAACCCCTACCTCGCCTTCTCGGCGATGGTCATGGCGGGCCTCGACGGCGTGAAGAACAAGATCGAGCCGCCGGCCCCGATCGACAAGGACCTCTACGAGCTCCCGCCCGAGGAGGCCCGCGACGTCAAGCAGGTCCCGGCCACCCTCGACGCGGTGCTGGACAACCTGGAGGCCGACCACGAGTTCCTGCTCGAGGGCGGCGTGTTCACGCCGGACGTGATCGACACCTGGATCTCGTACAAGCGTGAAGAGGAGATCAACCCGCTGCGTCTGCGCCCGAACCCCTACGAGTTCGCGCTGTACTACGACGTGTGA
- a CDS encoding tyrosine-type recombinase/integrase translates to MIYTRESKQTYRHSFNHHVWKPALREAGVFAPDLAEGFHVLRHFFASMLLVQGISIRALAEYQGHADPAFMLRVYTHLMPSNYERTRSAVGKIFSHSAAAGGGSSC, encoded by the coding sequence TTGATTTATACGCGAGAGTCGAAGCAGACCTATCGGCACTCGTTCAACCACCACGTCTGGAAACCTGCGCTCAGGGAGGCTGGCGTGTTCGCCCCTGATCTTGCAGAAGGTTTTCATGTGTTGCGACACTTCTTCGCATCGATGCTATTGGTCCAGGGGATCAGCATTCGAGCGTTGGCGGAGTACCAAGGACACGCAGACCCGGCGTTCATGCTCCGTGTTTACACGCATCTGATGCCATCTAACTATGAGAGAACGCGGTCGGCAGTAGGCAAGATCTTTAGTCATTCGGCTGCGGCTGGTGGTGGATCTTCATGTTGA
- a CDS encoding tyrosine-type recombinase/integrase, producing MGHIQDRWWTVKDGVREKTPLHGKGLRYKVCIPLPGGGERTKSFPDRQKNAAEAFLHEMENDKNKGTYLDPDAGKIAFRKYAEEHWLDVQTFDKSTREQVEFRLKLHVFPYFGDDELRVILPSTIQAWDRKLQKKGLAETYRRTIFANVSAILTAAVDDECTRKNPCNAKSVRWPRGEYPKIVPWVPERVQAVRASIGERYRVGVDLGAGAGLRQGEVFGFSPDDVDESEGVIHIMRQIKIVRGKMIFAPPKHGKTRDVPLASSLRESIDAHVQKFEPLPVTLPRCTPDGKLVTMPLDLYARVEADLSALVQPPRLETCAQGGWRVRP from the coding sequence ATGGGCCACATCCAAGACCGCTGGTGGACCGTAAAGGACGGCGTGCGGGAGAAGACTCCGTTGCACGGCAAGGGATTGCGCTACAAGGTGTGCATCCCGTTGCCGGGTGGTGGGGAGCGGACGAAGTCGTTCCCGGACCGCCAGAAGAACGCGGCGGAGGCCTTCCTCCACGAGATGGAGAACGACAAGAACAAGGGGACGTATCTCGACCCCGACGCGGGGAAGATCGCGTTCAGGAAGTACGCGGAGGAACACTGGCTCGACGTGCAGACGTTCGATAAGTCGACGCGTGAGCAGGTTGAGTTTCGGCTCAAGCTTCACGTCTTCCCGTACTTCGGGGACGACGAGCTGCGCGTGATCCTGCCGTCCACGATCCAGGCGTGGGATCGGAAGCTTCAGAAGAAGGGGCTCGCGGAGACCTACCGTCGGACGATCTTCGCCAACGTTTCAGCAATCTTGACAGCTGCGGTGGATGACGAGTGCACCCGCAAGAACCCGTGCAACGCCAAGTCGGTCAGGTGGCCGCGCGGCGAGTATCCGAAGATCGTGCCTTGGGTGCCTGAGCGGGTGCAGGCGGTTCGGGCTTCGATCGGGGAGCGATACCGCGTTGGCGTAGACCTCGGCGCAGGTGCCGGCTTGCGGCAGGGAGAGGTGTTCGGGTTCTCGCCGGACGACGTGGATGAGTCGGAGGGCGTCATCCACATCATGCGTCAGATCAAGATTGTGCGCGGCAAGATGATCTTTGCTCCACCGAAGCACGGGAAGACTCGGGATGTTCCTCTGGCTAGCAGTCTGAGGGAGTCGATTGACGCGCACGTTCAGAAGTTCGAGCCACTTCCGGTCACGCTGCCGCGGTGCACTCCGGACGGCAAGCTCGTCACGATGCCGCTTGATTTATACGCGAGAGTCGAAGCAGACCTATCGGCACTCGTTCAACCACCACGTCTGGAAACCTGCGCTCAGGGAGGCTGGCGTGTTCGCCCCTGA
- a CDS encoding helix-turn-helix domain-containing protein, giving the protein MFQQLRYKRPDLGGSHVERRTAMDSEDLSAFLGVPVHTIRGWRTKNYGPPARRVGKHLRWDPAKMREWFNSAEEA; this is encoded by the coding sequence ATGTTTCAGCAACTTCGGTACAAGCGGCCTGATCTGGGGGGATCTCATGTCGAACGTCGAACCGCTATGGACAGTGAAGACCTCTCGGCCTTCCTCGGGGTGCCCGTGCACACGATTCGTGGGTGGCGGACCAAGAACTATGGCCCGCCTGCGCGGCGGGTTGGCAAACACCTTCGTTGGGACCCGGCCAAGATGCGCGAGTGGTTCAACAGCGCTGAAGAGGCCTGA
- a CDS encoding type II toxin-antitoxin system HicB family antitoxin, translated as MTYLTYLPRRWRLKVTNREAAVSAVHFESYTEARAHLKDLLNAAERGQVATVRRDSVTTAVVSVERLRHFLASLIPSRAEVVPESGGWSVFIPGLPVAADGASFDEAITEMIDALREYAEDWQDHLLDAPNHRDNWGLVQLISLSDDDQLRDWLVGAAK; from the coding sequence TTGACGTACTTGACGTACTTGCCACGGCGGTGGAGGCTGAAGGTGACCAACCGGGAGGCTGCCGTGTCCGCTGTTCACTTCGAGAGCTACACAGAGGCTCGAGCGCACTTGAAGGACCTCCTCAACGCAGCCGAAAGGGGGCAGGTCGCCACAGTGAGGCGCGACTCGGTCACCACAGCGGTTGTCAGCGTGGAACGACTGCGTCATTTCTTGGCCTCCCTCATCCCGTCGCGCGCGGAAGTCGTCCCTGAGTCCGGTGGCTGGTCGGTGTTCATCCCCGGTCTGCCCGTCGCGGCCGACGGCGCGTCCTTCGACGAAGCGATCACCGAGATGATCGACGCACTGCGCGAGTACGCGGAGGACTGGCAGGACCACCTCCTGGACGCGCCGAACCACCGGGACAACTGGGGCCTTGTTCAGCTGATCAGCTTGAGCGACGACGACCAGCTGCGTGACTGGCTGGTGGGTGCTGCCAAATGA
- a CDS encoding cytotoxic translational repressor of toxin-antitoxin stability system — translation MTWPQPTRKDHQSFCVNEEWLQVRGARGRTGTHHVTYELHLTDGRVLRTRVSHPVDRTDYGPRIWRHILRDQLQVDEPVFWACAQEGIKPDRGTPEAPREALPADLVHLLITRVGLAESEVAEMTKENAIARLQRFWTEGS, via the coding sequence ATGACCTGGCCTCAGCCGACCCGCAAGGACCACCAGTCGTTCTGCGTGAACGAAGAGTGGCTCCAAGTGCGTGGTGCGCGCGGACGAACGGGCACCCACCACGTCACCTACGAACTTCACCTCACCGATGGACGGGTGCTTCGCACGCGGGTTTCCCATCCGGTTGATCGCACGGACTACGGGCCTCGCATCTGGCGACACATCCTTCGCGACCAGCTCCAGGTTGACGAGCCAGTGTTCTGGGCGTGTGCGCAGGAGGGCATCAAGCCGGACCGGGGAACACCCGAAGCTCCGCGAGAGGCACTGCCCGCCGATCTCGTTCACCTCCTGATCACCCGCGTTGGCCTCGCGGAATCCGAGGTAGCCGAGATGACCAAGGAAAACGCGATAGCCAGACTCCAGCGTTTCTGGACCGAAGGAAGCTGA
- a CDS encoding 5'-methylthioadenosine/S-adenosylhomocysteine nucleosidase, giving the protein MIVILTALNVEQDAVLAHLVDVEERRHASGTVFDVGTLAGHPGHRIAVGVTGPGTTTAAVLTERAKAEFSPTAMMFVGVAGGRSRKLAIGDVVVATKVYSYQGGRSQDDGFRVRPRAWDISHRLEQAARRLPRNNAWHAFLPAEARDQEPKVAFGPIAVGDVVLDSTTSDLARRIDESYNDTIAVEMEGSGFTHAAALSDQLPVAVVRGISDRADGTKRATDREDNQPIAARNAAAFAVALAATLEPEAPGNSGTSTAAPIVHNRNIARDNAHVDQQIGVNFGSVNWNRGRG; this is encoded by the coding sequence ATGATCGTCATCCTGACCGCGCTCAACGTCGAGCAGGACGCCGTGCTGGCGCACCTGGTCGACGTCGAAGAACGCCGGCACGCCTCGGGCACGGTGTTCGACGTCGGCACCCTGGCCGGCCACCCCGGGCACCGCATCGCCGTGGGTGTCACCGGGCCGGGCACCACGACCGCCGCGGTGCTCACCGAACGCGCGAAGGCCGAGTTCTCGCCCACGGCGATGATGTTCGTCGGGGTGGCGGGCGGCCGCAGCCGCAAGCTCGCCATCGGCGACGTCGTCGTGGCGACGAAGGTCTACTCCTACCAGGGCGGCCGCAGCCAGGACGACGGCTTCCGGGTGCGGCCGCGGGCCTGGGACATCTCCCACCGGCTCGAACAGGCGGCGCGCCGCCTGCCGAGGAACAACGCCTGGCACGCGTTCCTGCCTGCCGAGGCACGGGACCAGGAGCCGAAGGTGGCGTTCGGTCCGATCGCGGTCGGCGACGTCGTGCTGGACTCCACCACCTCGGACCTCGCCCGCCGGATCGACGAGTCCTACAACGACACGATCGCAGTGGAGATGGAAGGGTCCGGTTTCACGCACGCCGCAGCGTTGAGCGACCAGCTGCCGGTCGCGGTGGTGCGCGGCATCAGCGACCGCGCCGACGGCACCAAGCGCGCCACCGACCGCGAGGACAACCAGCCGATCGCCGCCCGCAACGCCGCCGCCTTCGCCGTGGCACTGGCGGCCACGCTCGAACCGGAGGCGCCCGGCAACTCAGGCACGTCGACCGCGGCGCCGATCGTCCACAACCGCAACATCGCGCGGGACAACGCACACGTGGACCAGCAGATCGGCGTCAACTTCGGATCCGTCAACTGGAACAGGGGAAGGGGATGA